The Paenibacillus sp. FSL H7-0357 nucleotide sequence GATAAAGTCGTGTCACCCTGGTGAATATATACACTCGAAGTGATCGCGAACTGATAATTCGTATCGCTCAGAGAAGAGCGTTTGGTTACGATCTGGTTATTTAGGCTGTCGTAACGCGAAACCGAGCGGGTAAGCTGCTTCAGTACAGTGACGATCACTGATCCGTCAGCATCTTTACGGACATCTACCCGGTCAGTTGTAGTCAGACTGCCAAGACCTGTCGTAGTGACACCGTCACGGATAATTTTTACGCCACCGCTGACTGCAATCGTCTGGGAGGTGCCTGCATAATCCTTAAGTACGAACGAACCTGCAGCTGCATCTACTGACGACACAACACCAGTATTCTGCTTGATGTACTGAAGTGATACTGGAGTGCTGCCGCTTACGGTCAGATTCACATAATCACCGACCTTCAAGTCGCCAATTTTCAGGGTTTGCCCTGCTTCATTGGTCATCGCTAAAGTCAAAGTATTCAGTTCAAGCGTTCCTCCGGACCATTTCACACCCAGCTTATTCATTGGTGCATTAAGGGTAGTGATTTCAACCTGTACTGATGAGTTCACTTTAAGCACTGAGATGACATCCTGATTGCTCGTAAGCACTGCGGTTACCGAAGAGTTAAGAGGTATTTCTGTGATGGCAGAAGATGTACGTCCGAGAATATCTATTACCTGTGGATAACCCAGAGTAAGAGTTTGCCCTCCTGCGAGCTTCAGAACAATCGTTCTGTTTGTTGTATTAATCTCGGACAGGGTTCCTGTATATTTGGTGCTGGTTTCTACCGAAAGGGCCCGCTGGCCGACAGCTTTTACATCCACCCTGCGCCCTTCGTAGAGATATATCCCCATAGTAGTCAATGATGTGGTAATGCCCTCGTCAAAAGCAAGTTTTGTCTTGTCATCAATCTGTACCAGATGTGCTTTACTTTTGCCGTCCATAACTGTCAGCAGCTTTGTCTTGCTATTAAAAGCAATTACAGTCGCACCGATAAATTCATCCAGCTGGCGGTTCAGCACTTCAATCTTCGTTACCTGATCAGAGCTGTTGAGGGTAATCTGAACATTGTCTCCACTGGTCGCATCGGCAAGCAGATCACCGATTACCGGGTTAGTAATGTTAGGTATCACAATTGTCGGCGCCGGTGATGTAGCCAGCAGCTTCACTTCGCGCGCACCGTCAGACTTTTTATAAATAATGCTTGAGCTTGTAAGCTCATAAATCGATCCCTCTACCGTTCGCTCCGTGCCCGAAGTCACTTCCACCGAACGGATGACATTGCTATTTATCGTATATTTCACAGCGGCTCCGGTCTTCAAGTCGGCTGGCAGCAGAACTGCGTTTTGCGAACTGAACAGTGTAACCCCGTCTTCCCACTTGAACGTTTCCGCAATTCCGGAAGCATTTTTGAACGTGATGCTTTTTGCTGCCTGATCCACACTTTGAATTGTCCCTGTAGTCGTTTTGTTCACAACGCCCGAGGTCACCTGAACCTTTACCAGCTTATTAGTTCCTGTGAAAGTTTCACGCAGCAAGGTAACTTTACTGTTTGCGGTAATTGCTCCGGAACTAATCGCGCTTCCATTTACATCTACAAAAGAAGTATCGGCATCATAGCTGTACTGGTCATATCCCGTAGCAGAATCAAGCCAAATCGTACTTGGAGTGATCTTGGCAAAGTTCCCTTCGACACTTACCACCTGCTGGGCAGGATCTGTCACCTCAACATAAGCTGCATTATAGGTTGCACCAATAACGGTTACTTTGGTATACGGCTGAACATCATTCAGACTGATTCTTGTGTCTGCCGTACTAGTGTAGTATGCAGTTACGGGAGTCAAATTAAAGACAGACGGTGAACCGTTGCTGTAAACGGTCATTTTCCCGTCCTTCAAGGCACTGATGCTCCCTTTGACTGTGTTGTCATACCCTATAGTGTTAAATGCTTCTGCGCGGCTGAAGAAAGTTGCCACTTGTGCACGGGTTACCGCTCCTTGTGGATCAAAGCGGTTGCCGTCAAGACCATTGGCCAGTCCCAATTCCACGGCAGTGTTCACGTAACCCCGCTTATTCGCCGAAACCTTGGCATCATCAGCGAAGCTAGTCGGCTTGCCTGATACTGCGGCCGCTTCGGAGTTTTTGCCAAGAGCACGGACCAGCAATTCAGCAATCCATTCACGTGAAGCCTTGCGGTCACCCCAGGATGTCTTTAGATTATCCGCCGACATTTCAACCGTCTTGTCCAGAAGGCCCTGCTGGAAAGCCAGCACAACAAACGGCTTAAAATAATTGGACACCTGGAAATTAGTCGGAAGCACCACGTCAGTGCCGGTATTTACTTTGTCCTCAAGCTTCATGAAGCGAAGTGCGATCAGCACAGCTTCCTGCTGGGTAACAGAGTCCCCCGCACGGAATAATCCGTTATTTCCGACAACAAGACCTTGCGCTGCCAGTTTATAGATATGTTTTTCTGCCCAGAAGCCTGTTTTTACATCGCTGAACAATCCTGGTGCAGCTGCAGGCGGCGTAGCTGTAGGTGCAGTTGTAGCTCCAGGCGTAGCTGTTGCTGTAGGCGTTGCCGTAGCTTTTGGCGTAGCTGTAGGTGCAGTTGTAGCTGCAGGCGTAGCTGTTGCTGTAGGCGTTGCCGTAGCTTTTGGTGTAGCTGTTGCTGCAGGCGTTGCCGTAGCTTTTGGTGTAGCTGTTGCTGCAGGCGTTGCCGTAGCTTTTGGTGTAGCTGTTGCTGCAGGCGTTACCGTAGCTTTTGGTGTAGCTGTTGCTGCAGGCGTTGCCGTAGCTTTTGGTGTAGCTGTTGCTGCAGGCGCAGCAGTAGCTTTAGGGGCAGCAGTAGCTGCGCTCTCAGCGAATGCAGCCCCCGCACTGCCAAGCACCATAGCGCCGGCCAGAACAGCAGATGCCGCTTTGGTGGAATAAGCTTTAATAGAGTGATTGGATCTTTTATGACCGGACAATAGGTTATTCCCCTCTCTATGCTTCATGTAAATGGTATATTAGTAATTCGGCAAACATTCCCAAAATTCCTGTACTACGTTTATAATGCGCTGTTCTCCCGGGTAATTGGATGTTCTAAATCCACATGCCCCATTAAACTTTCCACTTGCTCACCGTCTACCAGAAGCTCAACGCTTTTCACTTCTTCGAACTGGAAGAAGAGTTGAGCCAGCGCACTGATGGCCATGGATTCACCGCCTGCACCCAGTTGAGCCTCAGCCGGTTTATGAATGTCCATCACAATCTGTCCATCTGTAAGTTTAAGTGATTTAAGCTCAATACCGCTCCATAACGGGATCATATCCGCCTTATCGCTGTTTTGAAGCGTTTTGAAGGCTTCAGTATATTTCTCCGTATCGTTTGCGAAGCTAATCTTTGCTGCAGCCTTCACAAGTTCCATCTGCTGCGAATCCGTATAGTACGTGGAAATGCTCTGGCTTTGTTTGTCAACTTCAACGGGCTTATCTGTTGCAACAGGAGCATCGGTGCTAACCGGCTCGGCAGTGGCGGGTGTATTGAGCCCTCCTGCATTGCTGTTGTTACTATTGCTGTTGCTGTCTCCATTTCCGTTATTTCCTTCGGCTCCGCTAACGACTGCAGAAGAATTTTGTCCCGCTTCATCAGCCGGTGCTGCAGCCGGCTTGTCTCCGCAGCCTGATATCACTAGTAGAAGAAGTGCTGCAACCCCTGCATATGTCAGTTTTTTGTTCATCAACATTTACCCCCTCTAGATGAATACGGGCAGACAGAACTGCAAAGCCTCTTTCGCCTTCAAATCAGGCCGAAAGCTGGCTTTGCAGCTCTCATCTGCCGCTAAGTCTGCTGTTACATTCCCAGATATTCCTTGATACCACTTACCATTGATGCTGCCACATTGTTCTGCAATGTTTCCGAGAACAACAGCGATTCATCGCCTTTATTGCTTAAGTAACCTACTTCAAGTAGTACGGCAGGCATTGTCGTCTCACGAATGACGTGGAAATTGCCATACCTCACACCACGGTCGCTAAGCCCGGTCGCCTTGACAAGATACTTATGCATCACTTTCGCCAGTGCCTTGCTCGCTTCCCGCTGATAATATGTTTCTGTTCCACTTGCAGCCGATGAACCACTGCTGTTCGCATGGACGGAAATAAACAGATCGGCCTTAAGCTTATTGGCCATACCCGCACGGTCTTTTAATTCCAGGAACGTATCATCGCTGCGAGTAAGAACTACATCGATTTTATTCTCCTGTTTCAGCAGTTCTGCTGCTTTAAGAACAACGGCCAAATTAAAATTCTTCTCATATTTACCGGTAACCCCTACAGCTCCGGAATCCTTGGCGCCATGGCCGGCATCCAGTACCACCAGCTTCCGGCCGTTATTGCCGGGCTGTGTCGTCGTATCTTCTGTGCTTTGCGCATTCAGATCAACCACAACCAGCTTGGAGGAATCACCTGATACTTCAAGACTATAGTTCTTGGAAGTGTTCAAATCAATTACAAAGCGGACGGTATAAGGGCTTGTACTGTACAAAGAATAACGTACACCTGATACATCCGGGTAATCCGTTACAGCAAGTTTGCCATTCAGGTTGGGGTCAAGTTCTTGTCCACTTCCGAACACATCCGAGAACGTGGCATTTGGCAGATCGACAACAATCCGGTCCGGCCCTGTCATCTTCGTTATATTCGGCGCGGAGCTGCCATCCATTGCAATGGTCAGACGGTTCTGGCTGAAGCTGATGCCATTCACCATTGTCAGGCCGCTTGTCGACTCTGCCGGAGGAACAACGACGGTTGATCCACCGTCACCAGAACTTCCCTCTGAACCGGTGTTATTACCGCCAGTTTCCGGGGTAATAATGTTTACAGTCTTCTGGGCGTTATCCCAGGTGACAGTAAGGCCAAACTGCTCGCTGACAAACCGGATCGGTACGAGTGTAGTACCTGCGCGCGCTACTGGCGCCGCCGTAAGAATCACGGTTTTGTCATCAACGGAAGCCGCCGTTTGATCCACGATCAGTTTGATCGTCTTGCCCAGCTGTTCAATTGTAACCGTCTTGCTCTTCTGATCCCAATCTACCTTATAGCCAAGGTTTTCGGCGATCATTCTTAGCGGCACCATAACTGAGTTCTTTACATTTTCGACCGGCGCATCCTGCCCTGCTGTCAGCTCCTGGCCATCCAGATAGATCTTATTCCCGGCAGCAGCATGTCCATGCTCCGGTAATACCAGTACAAAGAGCAGCAGCAACAGCGTAAAAGCAAATTTCTTCATTCTTCACCTCTAAGAATCTAGTATTCCGCCAGAGAACGGCGTTCATGATGATCTCGCCATTGACAACCCTCGACATTGATTAGACGCTGGTATCCGCTAAAAGTTGCGAATAAATCCCATTAAAAAGCTAGTAATTCCGCGCCCTATTAACAAGATTCTATATCTATAATCCCAAATATTCCTTAATTCCGGCTACGATTTCCCTAGCCAGCCTGTCTTGAAGCTGGCCATCATACATGCCCGCCTCATTCCCCTGATTGGTAAGATAACCTACCTCCAGCAGCACTGCCGGCATTGTAGTTTCTCTTGTAACATGCAGACTTTTGCTCCTGATCCCGTTGTCCTTGAAGCCTGTTCCCGCGACCAGATGCTTGTGGAGGACCTGGGCGAGCGGCAGACTTTCAGTACGGGAATAGTAGGTCTCACTGCCATTGATCTTTTCCCTGTTGGGATATTTGAGGTCCAGCGAGTTTCCATGCACTGAAATAAACAGGTTCGCTTGATTTGCTTCAGCAATTACGACCCGGTCCTGCAGACCGAGTGTACTGTCATCTGTGCGGGTAAACACTACGTCGACCAGACCTTCCTGCAGAAGCAGTGCCCCAACCTTATTCACAACTGAGAGATTGAAGTTTTTCTCCAGCTTCCCTGTCAGGCTTACGGCTCCAGATTGTTTACCGCCGTGTCCTGCGTCGAGAACGACAACCGGCTTGCCTGTGATTCCCGGTCCTACGGTAGTACTGCCTCCATTAGCCACTACATTTAAATCAATTGTAACCAGCCCGGTGCTGTCGTCAGTACTTACCTGATATGGCTGTGTTCCGATCGTTTGAATAACGAACCTTACGGTAGAGGGA carries:
- a CDS encoding S-layer homology domain-containing protein, producing MSGHKRSNHSIKAYSTKAASAVLAGAMVLGSAGAAFAESAATAAPKATAAPAATATPKATATPAATATPKATVTPAATATPKATATPAATATPKATATPAATATPKATATPTATATPAATTAPTATPKATATPTATATPGATTAPTATPPAAAPGLFSDVKTGFWAEKHIYKLAAQGLVVGNNGLFRAGDSVTQQEAVLIALRFMKLEDKVNTGTDVVLPTNFQVSNYFKPFVVLAFQQGLLDKTVEMSADNLKTSWGDRKASREWIAELLVRALGKNSEAAAVSGKPTSFADDAKVSANKRGYVNTAVELGLANGLDGNRFDPQGAVTRAQVATFFSRAEAFNTIGYDNTVKGSISALKDGKMTVYSNGSPSVFNLTPVTAYYTSTADTRISLNDVQPYTKVTVIGATYNAAYVEVTDPAQQVVSVEGNFAKITPSTIWLDSATGYDQYSYDADTSFVDVNGSAISSGAITANSKVTLLRETFTGTNKLVKVQVTSGVVNKTTTGTIQSVDQAAKSITFKNASGIAETFKWEDGVTLFSSQNAVLLPADLKTGAAVKYTINSNVIRSVEVTSGTERTVEGSIYELTSSSIIYKKSDGAREVKLLATSPAPTIVIPNITNPVIGDLLADATSGDNVQITLNSSDQVTKIEVLNRQLDEFIGATVIAFNSKTKLLTVMDGKSKAHLVQIDDKTKLAFDEGITTSLTTMGIYLYEGRRVDVKAVGQRALSVETSTKYTGTLSEINTTNRTIVLKLAGGQTLTLGYPQVIDILGRTSSAITEIPLNSSVTAVLTSNQDVISVLKVNSSVQVEITTLNAPMNKLGVKWSGGTLELNTLTLAMTNEAGQTLKIGDLKVGDYVNLTVSGSTPVSLQYIKQNTGVVSSVDAAAGSFVLKDYAGTSQTIAVSGGVKIIRDGVTTTGLGSLTTTDRVDVRKDADGSVIVTVLKQLTRSVSRYDSLNNQIVTKRSSLSDTNYQFAITSSVYIHQGDTTLSVQSLKENDNIILYFKNDVLVEVVKQ
- a CDS encoding GerMN domain-containing protein, whose translation is MNKKLTYAGVAALLLLVISGCGDKPAAAPADEAGQNSSAVVSGAEGNNGNGDSNSNSNNSNAGGLNTPATAEPVSTDAPVATDKPVEVDKQSQSISTYYTDSQQMELVKAAAKISFANDTEKYTEAFKTLQNSDKADMIPLWSGIELKSLKLTDGQIVMDIHKPAEAQLGAGGESMAISALAQLFFQFEEVKSVELLVDGEQVESLMGHVDLEHPITRENSAL
- a CDS encoding N-acetylmuramoyl-L-alanine amidase family protein; translation: MKKFAFTLLLLLFVLVLPEHGHAAAGNKIYLDGQELTAGQDAPVENVKNSVMVPLRMIAENLGYKVDWDQKSKTVTIEQLGKTIKLIVDQTAASVDDKTVILTAAPVARAGTTLVPIRFVSEQFGLTVTWDNAQKTVNIITPETGGNNTGSEGSSGDGGSTVVVPPAESTSGLTMVNGISFSQNRLTIAMDGSSAPNITKMTGPDRIVVDLPNATFSDVFGSGQELDPNLNGKLAVTDYPDVSGVRYSLYSTSPYTVRFVIDLNTSKNYSLEVSGDSSKLVVVDLNAQSTEDTTTQPGNNGRKLVVLDAGHGAKDSGAVGVTGKYEKNFNLAVVLKAAELLKQENKIDVVLTRSDDTFLELKDRAGMANKLKADLFISVHANSSGSSAASGTETYYQREASKALAKVMHKYLVKATGLSDRGVRYGNFHVIRETTMPAVLLEVGYLSNKGDESLLFSETLQNNVAASMVSGIKEYLGM